One Rosa chinensis cultivar Old Blush chromosome 3, RchiOBHm-V2, whole genome shotgun sequence DNA window includes the following coding sequences:
- the LOC112194159 gene encoding protein AGENET DOMAIN (AGD)-CONTAINING P1-like, producing MAHLSFQRGDQVEVCSKLEGFLGSYYEATVVANMGTNYVIQYNNLVEEFNDSVPLKETVKAAEVRPLPPEIREANAVFHVGDRIDAYDLDGWWVGTISSEENGSGHHSVFFETTGQELDYPVLKLRVHQDWRNGKWVSSKKTKRSAVR from the coding sequence ATGGCACACTTATCGTTCCAAAGAGGCGACCAGGTCGAAGTCTGCAGCAAACTCGAAGGCTTTCTGGGTTCGTACTACGAGGCCACCGTCGTCGCAAACATGGGCACCAACTATGTGATCCAGTACAACAACCTGGTCGAGGAGTTCAACGACTCTGTGCCGCTGAAAGAGACCGTCAAGGCGGCGGAGGTCCGGCCACTGCCACCGGAAATCAGGGAGGCTAATGCTGTGTTTCATGTGGGTGATAGGATCGATGCTTACGATCTTGATGGGTGGTGGGTCGGTACGATTTCGTCGGAGGAAAATGGTTCTGGGCATCACTCTGTGTTTTTCGAGACTACTGGGCAAGAGCTTGATTACCCAGTTTTGAAGCTGAGGGTTCATCAAGATTGGCGCAATGGCAAATGGGTGTCGTCCAAGAAGACCAAGAGGAGTGCTGTGCGATGA
- the LOC112192893 gene encoding diaminopimelate epimerase, chloroplastic, whose protein sequence is MAIAAAISVPLTSPTSRSLTSFLPHQSSPSPILQFNSLRKTVSPRLRLVAAASMSVEAAEKASPASFLDRREAGILHFVKYHGLGNDFILVDNRDSSEPKVTPEQAVRLCDRNFGIGADGVIFALPGINGTDYTMRIFNSDGSEPEMCGNGVRCFARFITELENLHGNQRFTVHTGAGLIVPEIVDDGKVRVDMGEPILKASDVPTKLPPNKDHSVVKAGLDVDGVTWNVTCVSMGNPHCITFGTEGGQNLQVDELNLAEIGPKFELHEVFPARTNTEFVQVFTPSHLKMRVWERGAGATLACGTGACAVVVAAVLEGRAARNCTVDLPGGPLQIEWREEDNHIYMTGPAEVVFYGSVPL, encoded by the exons ATGGCCATAGCCGCCGCCATTTCGGTGCCTCTCACATCCCCAACTAGCCGATCACTCACCTCCTTCCTTCCTCATCAATCGTCTCCTTCTCCTATTCTCCAATTCAACTCTCTCAGAAAAACCGTTAGCCCTCGTTTACGCCTCGTGGCGGCTGCTTCAATGAGCGTCGAAGCAGCCGAAAAGGCGTCGCCGGCGTCTTTTCTGGACCGGAGAGAGGCCGGAATCCTTCACTTCGTCAAGTACCACGGCCTCGGCAACGACTTCATCCTG GTTGATAATAGGGATTCTTCGGAGCCTAAGGTTACTCCGGAGCAAGCAGTGAGGCTATGTGATCGGAACTTCGGGATTGGCGCCGATGGAGTCATCTTCGCGCTTCCTGGCATCAATGGCACTGATTATACTATGAGGATTTTCAATTCCGATGGGAGCGAGCCGGAG ATGTGTGGTAATGGAGTCCGGTGCTTTGCGAGATTCATCACAGAGCTTGAGAATCTACATGGGAACCAACG CTTTACAGTACATACTGGTGCTGGTCTAATTGTTCCAGAAATTGTGGATGATGGGAAG GTTAGAGTTGATATGGGGGAGCCAATTCTTAAAGCATCAGATGTACCCACTAAATTACCTCCAAACAAAGATCATTCTGTTGTTAAGGCAGGTTTGGATGTTGATGGAGTAACCTGGAATGTAACTTGTGTCAGTATGGGAAATCCTCATTGTATAACTTTTGGTACAGAAGGAGGCCAG AATTTGCAGGTTGATGAATTGAATTTAGCTGAAATTGGTCCAAAATTTGAGCTCCATGAGGTGTTTCCAGCAAGAACTAACACAG AATTTGTGCAAGTTTTCACTCCTTCACACCTCAAAATGCGAGTCTGGGAGCGTGGTGCAG GAGCAACACTGGCTTGTGGAACCGGTGCTTGTGCTGTAGTTGTAGCAGCAGTTCTTGAGGGTCGTGCTGCACGG AATTGCACTGTTGATTTACCCGGAGGACCATTGCAAATCGAGTGGAGAGAGGAGGACAATCATATTTACATGACCGGCCCAGCCGAAGTAGTTTTTTACGGATCTGTTCCCCTGTAA